One genomic window of Isachenkonia alkalipeptolytica includes the following:
- a CDS encoding permease encodes MNKTKLGMLLITGVLCMYALFSGGISLVGEALLIALRTFVSIIPILIVAFLLAGLISSLISPDMASKWLGKEAGWKGPFFGALMGAVVPGGPFFFYPLMATLLTSGANLGTMLSFVASKSLWNVARIPIEIAFVGIELTVIRFLVTFLIPVLVGTGVNVFLPGYTDKIREDIKALQLKKPEHKKEGKHD; translated from the coding sequence ATGAACAAAACAAAACTAGGTATGTTACTGATCACCGGAGTATTATGTATGTATGCTTTATTCTCAGGGGGAATCTCCTTAGTAGGGGAAGCCCTTCTTATTGCGCTGAGAACCTTTGTAAGCATTATTCCTATTTTAATCGTCGCTTTTCTCCTGGCAGGACTGATTTCCAGCTTAATTTCCCCGGATATGGCCTCGAAGTGGTTGGGAAAGGAAGCCGGTTGGAAAGGGCCCTTTTTCGGAGCTCTGATGGGCGCCGTGGTTCCCGGGGGCCCCTTCTTTTTTTATCCCCTGATGGCCACCCTGCTTACCTCCGGGGCAAACCTGGGCACCATGCTCAGCTTTGTGGCCTCCAAAAGTCTGTGGAATGTTGCAAGGATTCCTATTGAAATTGCCTTCGTAGGCATTGAACTGACCGTGATCCGGTTCCTGGTCACCTTCTTGATTCCGGTGCTGGTGGGCACCGGAGTGAATGTCTTCCTTCCCGGTTACACCGATAAAATACGGGAGGATATCAAGGCTCTGCAGTTGAAAAAGCCGGAGCATAAAAAGGAGGGTAAACATGACTAA
- a CDS encoding LapA family protein, with protein MSKEEKDASVNKENQSKEYVPPKTDTSTGEKTISPQVVISLILLFIFAIFAIVNTQEVSVNFLFMNLDAPLIIVLLGSFILGALTTALTGWQRRRKKSKK; from the coding sequence ATGTCCAAAGAAGAGAAGGATGCATCCGTCAACAAAGAAAATCAAAGCAAAGAATACGTTCCGCCGAAAACCGATACCAGCACCGGGGAGAAAACCATCAGTCCCCAAGTGGTCATCAGTCTGATTCTGTTATTTATTTTTGCAATCTTTGCCATTGTCAATACCCAGGAGGTATCCGTCAACTTTCTTTTCATGAACCTGGATGCCCCCTTGATCATCGTACTGTTGGGGTCTTTTATTTTAGGAGCCCTGACCACTGCCCTCACCGGCTGGCAACGTCGTAGGAAAAAGTCGAAAAAGTAG
- a CDS encoding efflux RND transporter permease subunit, whose amino-acid sequence MLSAFSVRKPYTIVVAVVIIAILGVVSLTGMNLELLPNIDLPVTVVTTPYIGASPEEVENAVTQPMEQSMATLTNISSISSISQENMSIMILEFEESANMDSVLIEMRENLDMLSTGMPDDVGSSNIMRLNPDMLPIMVASVSVEDLSITEATNVVESDVIPDLESIEGVASVNASGLGDFQVEVVLQEEKIEGVNEEVQEAIREQMADMPQGDIPDGENPDPGEMEEGPGGPEGASGEEGAVPGEGEETPGEAAPEEVPEVDPPMEDMDMENGDIDITKDMIEGILSGQNFGLPAGYVLEDDMNYLVRVGDEIEDLEELRQLTILPSIMEGVPDFALEDVAEINLIDGTEDSYAKVNGEDAIILDIQKQTGYSTAAVADSLRAQMEDIMEEDGTISIVPLMDQGEIVNIVISSIFMNLVIGGLLAVLILIIFLKDLKPSITIALAIPISLVSAFVAMYFSGVTLNIISMSGLALGVGMLVDNSIVVIENIYRMKNEGRSSKKAAIDGAKQVAGAITASTFTTVSVFIPILFTDGIARQVFTDMGLTIAYALLASLLVSLTLVPMISSRIMDKGKPKEYKLLEKVKNVYGKILRASLKRRWVVIVLAVLLLVGSVYGSFSLGTEFIPPMDSGELSVEVEFPEGSTFEEVTEEADAIMEKIYAMEEVETVGAFIGDAGFGMMGMGGGSLENVSMYVLLYEDIDKTTQEVAQELRDLSESFDGEITVDDDNMDMAMLGGGAVSIDIFGRELDTLRETAQDVGEIVKGIEGTMDVSDGVEDGAPEFSITVDKDAAIAEGLTVAQVYMEVSELLEDVDVATTLTMELDDYDIYVYDEDSIEGADYQELEGLTLENSEGEAVAITDIASIEETVGFSAINRSNQQRYVTVSADLQEGYNIGLVNDEIEAALEEYDMPEGYRFEMGGEIELIMESFEDLFLMLGLGVIFIYLIMVAQFQSLLSPFIVMFTIPLAFTGGFLALIVTGNPVSIIAFLGLIILSGIVVNNGIVFVDYINKRREGGMEKREAIIKAGQIRLRPIVMTAITTIVALSTLTVGIGQGVEMVQPMAITAVGGLIYATLLTLILIPVLYDILNRKEYRSKEAE is encoded by the coding sequence ATGTTATCAGCATTCAGTGTAAGAAAACCCTACACCATTGTGGTGGCGGTGGTAATCATTGCAATTTTAGGGGTGGTTTCCTTAACGGGAATGAATTTGGAATTACTGCCGAACATCGATTTACCGGTGACGGTGGTAACCACCCCCTACATCGGCGCAAGCCCTGAAGAGGTTGAAAATGCGGTCACTCAGCCCATGGAACAGTCCATGGCAACCCTGACCAATATCAGCTCCATCAGTTCCATCTCCCAGGAGAATATGTCCATTATGATCTTGGAATTTGAAGAGTCGGCAAATATGGACAGTGTGCTCATTGAAATGCGGGAGAATTTGGATATGCTCTCGACGGGGATGCCCGATGACGTGGGCTCCTCTAATATTATGCGTCTCAACCCGGACATGCTTCCGATTATGGTGGCATCGGTTTCCGTAGAGGACCTATCTATTACGGAAGCCACCAATGTGGTGGAAAGTGATGTGATCCCGGACCTGGAAAGTATTGAAGGGGTCGCCTCCGTTAATGCTTCGGGCCTTGGAGATTTTCAGGTGGAGGTCGTATTACAGGAAGAAAAAATAGAAGGGGTGAATGAAGAGGTCCAGGAAGCCATTAGGGAACAGATGGCAGACATGCCCCAGGGGGATATCCCCGACGGGGAAAATCCCGATCCCGGTGAAATGGAGGAAGGCCCCGGTGGTCCAGAGGGGGCTTCCGGCGAGGAGGGCGCGGTTCCCGGGGAAGGGGAAGAAACCCCCGGTGAGGCGGCTCCCGAAGAAGTGCCGGAGGTAGATCCCCCCATGGAAGACATGGATATGGAAAACGGCGACATTGACATCACCAAGGATATGATTGAAGGGATCCTCAGCGGACAAAACTTCGGTCTTCCCGCCGGCTATGTATTAGAAGATGATATGAATTATTTGGTGCGAGTGGGGGATGAAATTGAGGATCTGGAGGAACTTCGACAACTGACGATTCTTCCTTCGATAATGGAAGGGGTTCCCGACTTTGCTCTGGAGGACGTGGCGGAGATTAATCTGATTGACGGTACGGAAGACTCCTATGCCAAAGTCAACGGAGAGGATGCCATTATCCTGGACATCCAAAAACAAACGGGGTACTCCACCGCCGCCGTGGCGGACAGTCTTCGGGCCCAGATGGAGGACATCATGGAAGAGGACGGGACGATTAGTATTGTGCCCTTGATGGACCAGGGGGAAATTGTGAACATTGTCATTTCTTCGATTTTCATGAATTTAGTGATCGGAGGATTGCTGGCCGTCCTGATTCTGATTATTTTCTTAAAGGATTTGAAGCCGTCGATCACCATTGCCCTGGCCATACCCATCAGTCTGGTTTCCGCCTTTGTGGCCATGTACTTTAGCGGGGTGACCTTAAATATTATTTCCATGAGCGGTCTCGCTCTGGGGGTAGGAATGCTGGTGGATAATTCCATCGTGGTCATTGAAAACATCTATCGGATGAAAAATGAAGGAAGAAGCTCGAAAAAGGCGGCGATTGACGGAGCAAAACAGGTGGCGGGAGCCATTACCGCTTCCACCTTTACCACGGTCTCCGTATTTATTCCGATTCTCTTTACCGACGGCATCGCAAGACAGGTCTTTACGGACATGGGGCTTACCATTGCCTACGCCCTGTTGGCCAGTCTGCTGGTATCTCTGACCCTGGTACCCATGATTTCATCAAGAATCATGGATAAGGGCAAGCCGAAGGAATATAAGCTGTTGGAAAAAGTGAAAAATGTTTACGGAAAAATCCTGAGAGCCTCCCTGAAGCGACGGTGGGTGGTCATTGTACTGGCCGTGCTGCTCCTGGTGGGAAGCGTATACGGATCCTTCAGCCTGGGGACCGAATTTATACCTCCTATGGACTCCGGGGAGTTATCCGTAGAGGTGGAGTTTCCTGAAGGCTCCACTTTTGAAGAGGTGACGGAAGAAGCCGATGCCATCATGGAGAAAATCTATGCCATGGAGGAAGTGGAGACCGTAGGAGCCTTTATCGGCGACGCCGGTTTCGGAATGATGGGCATGGGGGGCGGATCCCTGGAAAACGTTTCCATGTATGTCCTGCTCTACGAAGACATTGACAAAACCACCCAGGAAGTGGCCCAGGAGTTACGGGACCTGTCGGAGAGCTTTGACGGGGAAATCACCGTGGATGACGACAATATGGATATGGCCATGCTGGGAGGGGGAGCGGTTTCCATTGATATTTTCGGAAGAGAGTTGGATACCCTGAGAGAAACCGCCCAAGATGTTGGGGAAATTGTAAAAGGCATCGAGGGAACCATGGACGTCTCCGATGGTGTGGAAGACGGTGCACCGGAGTTTAGCATCACCGTGGATAAAGATGCGGCCATTGCCGAAGGACTCACCGTAGCCCAAGTGTATATGGAGGTCAGTGAGCTGTTGGAAGATGTGGATGTAGCAACGACCCTGACCATGGAATTAGACGATTATGATATCTATGTTTATGATGAAGACAGTATCGAAGGGGCAGACTATCAGGAGTTAGAAGGCCTGACCCTGGAGAATTCCGAAGGGGAAGCGGTGGCGATTACGGATATTGCAAGCATTGAGGAAACCGTAGGATTCTCCGCGATCAACCGTTCCAATCAACAGCGCTACGTAACCGTAAGTGCGGATCTCCAGGAGGGCTACAACATTGGACTGGTCAACGACGAGATCGAAGCGGCCCTGGAAGAATATGATATGCCCGAAGGTTATCGATTCGAAATGGGAGGAGAAATTGAGCTGATCATGGAGTCCTTTGAAGACCTGTTCCTGATGCTGGGTCTTGGGGTAATCTTTATTTACCTGATCATGGTAGCTCAGTTCCAGTCCCTGTTATCACCCTTTATCGTCATGTTTACCATTCCCCTGGCTTTTACCGGTGGGTTTTTAGCCCTGATTGTCACGGGAAATCCCGTCAGTATTATCGCTTTTCTCGGCTTGATTATTCTATCGGGAATTGTGGTAAATAACGGCATTGTCTTCGTGGATTATATCAATAAGCGAAGAGAGGGAGGCATGGAAAAACGGGAAGCGATTATCAAAGCGGGACAGATCCGGCTTCGACCCATTGTTATGACCGCGATCACCACCATTGTGGCCCTTTCCACCTTAACCGTGGGGATCGGCCAGGGCGTGGAGATGGTACAGCCTATGGCCATCACCGCCGTGGGAGGACTGATCTATGCAACCCTGTTAACCCTGATTCTTATTCCTGTGCTTTATGATATACTGAATCGTAAAGAGTATCGTTCCAAGGAGGCGGAGTAA
- a CDS encoding potassium channel family protein: MKQFVVIGCGRFGGSVAKSLSKLGHDVLAIDKDEKIVQNISEHVTHAVQSSGTDEQALHSLGIKNFDVAIISIGTDIQTSILSTLIAKEAGINYIVAKAQGNLHAKVLYKIGADRVVFPEREMGERVAHNLVAHNIIDYIELSKEYSIMELEVPKNWVGKSLIDLDLRVKHGINVMAIKHDEEINISPEADDELDHDDILVVIGHVKDLGKIQDL; this comes from the coding sequence ATGAAACAATTTGTAGTGATCGGCTGTGGCCGTTTCGGTGGCAGTGTGGCAAAATCCCTTTCCAAACTGGGCCATGACGTACTGGCCATTGATAAGGACGAAAAAATCGTTCAAAACATATCCGAACATGTTACCCACGCGGTGCAGTCCAGCGGAACCGATGAGCAGGCCCTGCATTCCCTGGGGATTAAAAATTTTGATGTGGCGATTATTTCCATCGGTACGGATATTCAGACCTCTATTTTGTCCACCCTGATTGCCAAGGAAGCGGGCATTAACTATATTGTAGCCAAAGCCCAGGGCAATCTTCACGCTAAGGTCCTCTACAAAATCGGAGCGGACCGGGTGGTATTTCCCGAACGGGAAATGGGGGAACGGGTAGCCCATAACCTTGTGGCTCACAACATTATCGACTACATCGAACTTTCCAAGGAATACAGTATCATGGAGCTGGAAGTTCCGAAAAATTGGGTGGGGAAAAGCCTGATCGACTTGGATCTTCGGGTGAAACACGGTATCAATGTCATGGCAATCAAACACGATGAGGAAATCAATATCTCTCCCGAAGCAGATGATGAGCTAGATCATGATGATATTTTAGTGGTGATCGGCCATGTGAAGGACTTAGGTAAAATTCAGGATCTGTAA
- a CDS encoding TetR/AcrR family transcriptional regulator, with protein MVKSKQELIYEATLSLIEDNYQLTQIKVGDIAKKANIGKGTIYEYFDSKEEVISEAIAYMIKGWVQELEDILEENEGFEKSFRSILRNIFPMMEKKQQIFMGFLMLSKSSENSVDSLHKLMEKNNEDIQKKLLHLYEKIVDKSLEEGIINEKPDLFDWYFAVNSAIMCVLIYEDQFANQKVFSRNVEYSQEEIVEKAYGTFVKLLG; from the coding sequence ATGGTGAAGAGTAAACAGGAATTAATCTATGAGGCCACCCTTAGCCTGATAGAGGATAATTATCAGCTAACCCAGATCAAAGTGGGGGACATTGCGAAAAAAGCCAATATTGGAAAGGGTACCATTTATGAGTACTTTGACAGCAAGGAAGAGGTGATTTCCGAAGCCATTGCCTATATGATCAAGGGCTGGGTCCAGGAGCTGGAGGATATTCTTGAGGAGAATGAAGGTTTTGAAAAAAGCTTTCGAAGCATTCTTCGAAATATTTTTCCCATGATGGAAAAGAAACAACAGATATTTATGGGCTTTCTGATGCTCAGCAAATCCAGTGAAAACTCCGTGGACTCTCTGCATAAGCTGATGGAAAAAAACAACGAGGATATTCAAAAGAAACTGCTCCACCTATATGAAAAGATCGTGGATAAAAGCCTGGAAGAAGGGATCATCAACGAAAAACCGGACTTGTTTGATTGGTACTTTGCGGTGAACAGTGCCATTATGTGCGTGTTGATCTATGAAGACCAATTTGCCAATCAAAAGGTTTTTTCAAGGAATGTGGAATATAGCCAGGAGGAAATTGTGGAAAAGGCCTATGGCACCTTTGTGAAACTGCTGGGCTAA
- a CDS encoding permease — protein sequence MTNAFYTLTIMAVVLFIIAYRKNKHGESIIEARRMLINVLPLLLLAFTIVGFLEVLIPKEALQDWLGEESGWRGLVIGPLIGAIVQGGPFAFFPLFDSIFRDSVTIGTAVAMISAWGMINIGHLPYEFAFLGYRFVLIKYSLYIALPSLAGLLAQLIFGP from the coding sequence ATGACTAATGCCTTTTATACCCTAACGATTATGGCGGTGGTCCTTTTTATCATCGCTTATCGAAAAAACAAACACGGAGAAAGCATTATTGAAGCCCGGCGGATGCTGATCAATGTCCTGCCCCTGTTGCTGTTGGCCTTTACCATCGTGGGCTTTCTCGAAGTGTTGATTCCAAAGGAGGCCCTGCAGGACTGGTTGGGAGAGGAGTCGGGATGGCGGGGTCTTGTGATCGGTCCCTTGATCGGCGCCATTGTCCAGGGAGGACCCTTTGCTTTTTTCCCCTTGTTTGATTCCATCTTCCGGGACAGTGTCACCATCGGTACCGCCGTGGCCATGATCAGTGCCTGGGGCATGATCAACATCGGTCACCTGCCCTATGAGTTTGCCTTTTTGGGGTACCGCTTTGTGCTGATAAAATACAGTCTATACATTGCCCTTCCCAGTCTGGCCGGGCTTCTGGCCCAGCTGATCTTCGGGCCGTAA
- a CDS encoding TrkH family potassium uptake protein, whose amino-acid sequence MNLLTSKNVNPTQAIVLGFLSVIIIGSILLNLPIASADGSSVPYVDALFTASSAVAVTGLVVVDTGTHWSMFGQLVILLLIQIGGLGFMTMITMFAMIIGKRISLKERLLIQSSLNQNDLSGVVRLTKYIIIGTLAIEAVGAILLSFVFVPELGWAQGIWFSIFHAVSAFCNAGFDIIGGGVSLMPYVQNPLVNFTVWTLIILGGLGFTVIIDMFFYRDNFRRWSLHTKLVLIISGSLLLTGFFLYLALEWSNAATLGELSVPGKFMAAFFQSVTPRTAGFNTIDTASLTDASKLLTMIFMFIGGSPASTAGGIKTVTFGIVLFTILSQIRGKQDTEVFHRRIPRDNINRALTIMFISLILIITITMILSIIETGNTFLETVFETTSAFGTVGLSLGITPTLSTVGKVLLSVLMFMGRVGPFTVALALAKSTHKNQGKIRYPEDKVIIG is encoded by the coding sequence ATGAACCTTTTAACCAGCAAAAATGTGAACCCTACCCAAGCAATTGTACTGGGATTTCTGAGTGTCATTATTATCGGAAGTATTTTATTAAACCTCCCCATTGCTTCAGCAGATGGTTCCAGCGTACCCTATGTGGATGCGCTTTTTACCGCAAGCTCCGCTGTAGCCGTAACCGGTCTTGTTGTGGTGGATACCGGAACCCATTGGAGTATGTTCGGACAATTGGTGATCCTGTTATTAATCCAAATCGGCGGACTGGGCTTTATGACCATGATCACCATGTTTGCCATGATCATCGGGAAAAGAATCTCGCTGAAAGAGCGTTTGTTAATTCAAAGCTCCTTAAATCAAAATGATCTGTCCGGAGTGGTCCGCCTAACCAAATACATTATTATCGGTACCCTGGCCATCGAGGCCGTCGGCGCCATTTTATTATCCTTTGTTTTTGTACCGGAGCTGGGATGGGCCCAGGGTATTTGGTTTAGTATTTTCCATGCGGTTTCCGCCTTTTGTAATGCAGGCTTTGATATCATTGGCGGAGGTGTCAGTTTAATGCCCTACGTACAAAACCCTTTGGTGAATTTTACGGTATGGACCTTAATCATTCTTGGAGGACTGGGGTTTACCGTAATTATTGATATGTTTTTTTACAGGGATAATTTTCGACGTTGGTCCCTACATACGAAACTGGTGCTGATTATTTCCGGCTCTCTTTTACTGACCGGATTCTTTCTTTATTTGGCTTTGGAATGGAGCAATGCCGCCACTCTGGGAGAGCTCAGTGTCCCCGGCAAGTTTATGGCCGCTTTTTTCCAATCCGTAACCCCGAGAACTGCGGGATTCAATACCATTGACACCGCTTCCTTAACCGACGCATCGAAGCTTCTTACGATGATTTTTATGTTTATCGGAGGCTCACCGGCATCCACGGCGGGGGGCATCAAAACCGTAACCTTCGGAATTGTGCTTTTTACCATCCTCTCGCAAATCCGAGGAAAACAAGACACGGAAGTATTTCATCGACGGATTCCAAGGGATAATATCAATCGCGCCCTAACTATTATGTTTATTTCACTAATTCTAATCATTACCATCACCATGATCCTAAGCATTATTGAAACCGGAAACACTTTTTTGGAAACGGTTTTCGAAACCACCTCGGCTTTCGGTACCGTAGGCCTTTCTTTGGGTATTACACCGACCCTCAGTACCGTTGGAAAAGTTCTTTTGTCGGTCTTAATGTTCATGGGAAGAGTAGGCCCCTTTACCGTGGCCTTGGCCTTGGCAAAATCCACCCATAAGAATCAAGGAAAGATCCGTTACCCTGAAGATAAGGTGATTATCGGTTAG
- a CDS encoding TrkH family potassium uptake protein, with protein sequence MNFGIIIKVLGTLLLFESIVLIGPLGISLYYGESPYPFFYTIALLMLVGGAMRVFGGKSKKMQAREALSIVTFGWILVSFFGALPFIFSGVIPNFVDAFFETVSGLTTTGATILEEIEGLPKGILFWRSLTHWLGGMGILVLTLAVLPALGVGAFRIFKAESPGPMSDKLVPKVKDTAKILYTAYLGMTVLQIILLYLGEMNLYESLVHTFGTVGTGGFSIKDDSIGAYQSSYTIWVITFFMIAAGVNFALYYDLWKGKWKNLFKNTELRLYLSIIVFAGALITLNLLLTTYYTGFFETLKQAFFQTAAITTTTGYGTADFDQWPAFSKAIVFVLMFVGGSAGSTGGGIKVARLLILGVVIRREVQRLLHPQAYLPVTLNGKAVSNSIVQGVTSFFFLYMLIVAFGTVLISLEGVGIVTAVSSVAATVGNIGPGFEMVGPTQNYSQFSAPSKMLFSLFMLFGRLELFTVFLFFIPSFWKGK encoded by the coding sequence GTGAACTTTGGAATAATTATAAAGGTCTTAGGGACCCTTCTTCTATTTGAGTCCATTGTATTAATTGGCCCTTTGGGAATTTCTCTGTATTATGGAGAAAGTCCCTATCCTTTTTTTTACACGATCGCTTTACTGATGTTGGTTGGTGGGGCTATGAGAGTCTTTGGTGGAAAATCCAAAAAAATGCAGGCCCGGGAAGCCCTTAGTATTGTAACCTTTGGCTGGATACTGGTTTCTTTTTTTGGAGCCCTTCCCTTTATTTTTTCCGGGGTGATTCCAAACTTTGTGGATGCTTTCTTTGAAACCGTATCAGGGCTGACCACCACGGGAGCCACCATTCTTGAAGAAATTGAAGGGCTTCCCAAGGGAATTCTCTTTTGGAGATCTTTAACCCATTGGCTGGGGGGGATGGGAATCTTGGTCCTTACCCTGGCCGTACTTCCCGCCCTGGGGGTGGGCGCCTTTCGGATTTTTAAAGCCGAGAGTCCCGGGCCCATGTCGGACAAGCTGGTCCCGAAGGTAAAGGATACGGCGAAAATCCTTTACACCGCCTATTTGGGAATGACGGTCCTGCAGATCATTCTGTTGTATCTGGGAGAGATGAATCTGTATGAATCCCTGGTACATACCTTCGGCACCGTGGGCACCGGAGGTTTTTCCATAAAGGACGACAGTATCGGTGCCTACCAGAGTAGCTACACGATCTGGGTCATTACGTTTTTTATGATTGCCGCCGGGGTGAACTTTGCCCTGTACTACGATCTGTGGAAGGGAAAATGGAAGAATCTATTTAAAAACACGGAGCTCCGGTTATATCTTTCGATTATCGTCTTTGCCGGAGCCCTGATTACCTTGAATTTACTGCTGACCACTTACTATACCGGTTTTTTTGAAACCTTAAAACAGGCCTTCTTTCAAACCGCAGCCATCACCACCACCACCGGTTATGGTACGGCGGATTTTGATCAATGGCCGGCCTTTAGTAAGGCGATTGTTTTTGTATTAATGTTTGTGGGAGGGAGCGCCGGCTCCACCGGCGGGGGGATTAAAGTGGCAAGACTTCTGATCCTTGGCGTGGTCATCCGTCGGGAGGTCCAACGACTCCTTCATCCTCAGGCCTACCTACCGGTGACCTTAAACGGTAAGGCGGTATCCAATAGTATTGTTCAAGGGGTCACCAGCTTTTTCTTTTTGTATATGTTAATTGTTGCCTTTGGAACGGTACTGATTTCCTTAGAAGGGGTCGGTATAGTGACGGCGGTGTCCTCGGTGGCGGCAACCGTGGGGAATATCGGACCGGGATTTGAAATGGTGGGTCCCACCCAGAATTACAGTCAATTCAGCGCTCCCAGTAAAATGCTCTTCTCTTTGTTTATGTTGTTCGGCAGGCTGGAACTTTTTACGGTTTTCCTCTTTTTCATTCCTAGCTTTTGGAAAGGGAAATAA
- the trkA gene encoding Trk system potassium transporter TrkA, with translation MEIIIVGAGKLGYKLAEAFTIEDNNVVMVDEKGSALERADNQLDVLTVKGNGAQLSLLNGLKAGSKDLLVAVTSSDEANILIASTAKRLGCKKVAARVRNPEYSNQINFVKKEMNIDYIANPENETAREISKYLIKGKALHMEDFAGGRVVMTEFRAKNLPLAKNTVLKDLQIPSQMLIAAIQRDGGIIIPHGDTIIKGSDLVYIIGEKETVNNYCIECGKPSVQKGAKKVMILGGGKAGYYLAKNLIKSGVQVKIVERSEDRCRYLAEELPAALIIHGDGTDNHLLKEENIGETDALVSLTGYDEENLLVALLAKKHGVEKVIAKVSRPNYVPIIEQLGIDVAINPVLITASEILRYTQGGRVAALSLLLGGEAEVIEIITQENSSIVGKPLKALNLPKGLIVGAVVKNGDVVIPDGNTVIGPDQRLIIFILQSEVKILKKLFYKTRGGVFGELWNNYKGLRDPSSI, from the coding sequence ATGGAAATTATCATTGTTGGCGCAGGGAAACTGGGCTATAAGTTGGCGGAGGCTTTCACCATTGAGGATAATAATGTGGTAATGGTTGATGAAAAAGGTTCGGCTTTGGAGCGTGCGGATAATCAGCTGGATGTACTCACCGTAAAAGGAAACGGGGCCCAACTCTCGTTATTAAACGGTTTAAAAGCGGGAAGCAAAGACCTGTTAGTTGCAGTAACCAGCAGTGATGAAGCGAATATTTTAATTGCATCCACCGCGAAGCGTTTAGGGTGCAAAAAAGTAGCAGCGAGAGTAAGAAATCCTGAATATTCGAATCAGATCAACTTTGTGAAAAAGGAAATGAATATTGATTATATAGCCAATCCCGAGAATGAGACCGCTAGGGAAATATCCAAATATCTGATCAAAGGAAAGGCTTTGCATATGGAAGACTTTGCCGGAGGGCGGGTAGTGATGACGGAGTTTCGGGCAAAGAATCTGCCTTTGGCTAAAAATACGGTGTTGAAGGACTTGCAAATACCCAGCCAAATGTTAATCGCAGCCATACAGCGGGACGGGGGAATTATTATTCCCCATGGGGATACGATTATTAAAGGCTCTGATTTAGTATACATTATCGGGGAGAAAGAAACCGTTAATAATTACTGCATAGAATGCGGAAAGCCCAGTGTACAAAAGGGTGCAAAAAAGGTTATGATTCTCGGTGGAGGAAAGGCCGGCTATTATCTTGCGAAAAACTTGATTAAATCCGGGGTGCAGGTAAAAATTGTGGAACGCAGTGAGGACCGGTGCCGATATTTAGCAGAAGAACTACCTGCCGCATTGATTATTCATGGAGACGGCACGGATAACCATTTGCTGAAAGAAGAGAATATCGGAGAAACCGATGCCTTGGTTTCTTTAACCGGTTACGATGAAGAGAATTTACTCGTAGCCCTGTTAGCCAAAAAACATGGAGTGGAAAAGGTCATCGCCAAGGTTAGCAGACCAAACTACGTCCCAATTATTGAGCAGTTAGGGATTGATGTTGCCATCAATCCTGTGCTGATTACCGCCAGTGAAATCCTTCGATATACCCAAGGGGGAAGAGTCGCTGCCCTATCACTATTACTCGGAGGCGAAGCGGAAGTAATTGAGATTATTACTCAGGAGAACTCCAGCATTGTTGGAAAGCCCTTAAAAGCACTTAATCTTCCCAAGGGACTGATTGTGGGAGCGGTTGTAAAAAATGGAGATGTCGTCATTCCCGATGGGAATACGGTGATCGGGCCGGATCAACGCTTAATTATTTTCATTTTACAATCGGAAGTGAAAATATTAAAAAAGTTGTTTTACAAAACAAGAGGAGGGGTATTCGGTGAACTTTGGAATAATTATAAAGGTCTTAGGGACCCTTCTTCTATTTGA